A region of Allocoleopsis franciscana PCC 7113 DNA encodes the following proteins:
- a CDS encoding site-2 protease family protein, with protein MQAKWRIGSLFGIPLFLDPSWFLILGLVTLLNALDFSRRFELVLAWSAGLAMALLLFASVLLHELGHSLVARSQGIKVNSITLFIFGGVASIDRESKTPGQAFQVAIAGPGVSLGLSALLYGVAQVVPSNSIGQVLALDLANINLILGIFNLIPGLPLDGGQVLKAAIWKVTGSRFQGVRWAAQTGKFLGGLAIAIGLYWILMEGQVGAIWLALIGGFVFRNATAYERLTTLQEALLQITASETMTHEFRVVDANQTLRSFAEDYILTDLQSMMPYYGAANGRYRGLVAIDDLQVIERSQWETQTLDRIVHPLSEIATVEEKTPLAEVIQRLETEPRNHLTVLSPAGAVSGVIDRGDIVRAVAKKLNMLISEADIKQIKAENSYPPGLQLPAIAQAINN; from the coding sequence ATGCAGGCAAAATGGCGAATTGGCTCTTTATTCGGAATCCCGCTATTTTTAGATCCGTCGTGGTTTTTGATTTTAGGGTTGGTAACTCTACTCAATGCCTTGGATTTCTCTCGCCGCTTTGAGTTGGTTTTGGCTTGGAGTGCTGGGTTGGCAATGGCGCTATTGTTGTTTGCCTCTGTTTTGTTGCATGAACTCGGTCATAGTTTAGTGGCGCGATCGCAGGGTATTAAAGTTAACTCGATTACCCTGTTTATCTTTGGTGGGGTAGCCTCGATTGATCGGGAATCCAAAACCCCTGGGCAAGCTTTTCAAGTGGCGATCGCTGGCCCCGGTGTGAGTTTAGGGCTGTCTGCACTGCTTTATGGGGTGGCTCAGGTCGTGCCCAGTAATAGCATAGGACAGGTTTTAGCCCTGGATCTGGCGAACATTAATTTAATTTTAGGGATATTTAATTTAATTCCGGGATTGCCCCTCGATGGGGGACAAGTGTTGAAAGCCGCGATTTGGAAGGTGACGGGGAGTCGCTTTCAGGGGGTGCGTTGGGCGGCTCAAACGGGTAAATTTTTGGGGGGATTGGCGATCGCGATCGGGTTGTACTGGATACTGATGGAGGGTCAGGTTGGAGCGATTTGGCTAGCGTTGATTGGTGGGTTTGTATTTCGCAATGCCACAGCTTATGAGCGATTAACCACTCTCCAAGAAGCCTTACTTCAGATTACGGCATCAGAGACCATGACCCACGAGTTTCGTGTGGTGGATGCCAATCAAACCCTGCGCTCCTTTGCCGAGGATTATATCCTGACAGACCTTCAATCGATGATGCCCTACTACGGGGCGGCTAATGGACGTTATCGCGGTTTGGTGGCGATTGATGATTTACAGGTGATTGAGCGCAGTCAATGGGAAACTCAGACTCTGGACAGGATTGTACATCCCTTATCGGAAATTGCCACCGTGGAGGAGAAGACTCCATTAGCTGAGGTGATTCAACGCCTGGAAACCGAACCGCGAAATCACTTGACGGTTCTCTCTCCTGCGGGTGCCGTTTCGGGTGTAATTGATCGGGGTGATATTGTTCGCGCTGTTGCCAAAAAGCTGAATATGTTGATCAGTGAGGCGGATATCAAGCAGATTAAAGCGGAAAATAGCTATCCTCCAGGGTTACAACTCCCAGCGATCGCACAGGCAATTAATAATTAA
- a CDS encoding YcjF family protein, translating to MPLSRLLTLIIGISLILVLILWLIYSLSSLYTQIAWTSPLLANILLGLVIVLLGLLIFAFIYYLGLFGRSKRKSRRRRRTPRVPEEKTEAAEETLKAVQKQVTQIQDEVARQELITRSREIESILSRGEIQVVVFGTGSAGKTSLVNALIGRMVGKVGAPMGTTGEGETYSLKLKGLERQILITDTPGILEAGVVGTQREQLARELATEANLLLFVVDNDLRQSEYEPLRRLAEIGKRSILVFNKTDLYSEDDQETILARLRQRVKGFIAVMDVVAIAANPQAVRLENGEIFQPETDVMPLIRRLAAVLRSEGEDLVADNILLQSQRLGEEARRLIDNQRRRQAEKVVERFQWISAGVIAVTPLPGLDLLAAAAVNAQMVVEIGKIYGCELNMERGKELALSLGKTMVSLGIVRGAIELLSTALRLNVATIVIGKAIQGVTGAYLTRIAGKSFIEYFRNDQDWGDGGITEVVQRQFQLNRKDEFIKAFVQEAMARVIRPLESQSTEQEEPNTPSDW from the coding sequence ATGCCTCTGTCGCGCTTATTGACGCTCATTATTGGTATTAGCCTAATTCTGGTGCTAATACTATGGCTGATTTATTCTCTTAGCAGCCTATATACCCAAATTGCTTGGACATCTCCTCTACTCGCCAATATTTTGCTCGGTTTGGTGATTGTCCTACTTGGGCTGTTAATTTTTGCCTTTATCTATTATTTGGGGCTATTTGGGCGCTCCAAACGGAAATCACGCCGACGTCGGAGAACACCAAGAGTCCCAGAAGAGAAAACGGAGGCGGCAGAAGAAACCCTGAAGGCGGTGCAAAAACAGGTCACACAGATTCAGGATGAGGTGGCGCGGCAAGAGTTAATCACGCGATCGCGGGAAATTGAATCCATCCTATCGCGGGGAGAAATCCAAGTGGTGGTATTTGGGACAGGTTCGGCGGGTAAAACCTCACTGGTAAACGCCTTGATAGGGCGGATGGTGGGGAAAGTGGGTGCACCGATGGGGACGACGGGGGAAGGAGAGACGTATAGCCTCAAGTTGAAGGGATTAGAACGTCAGATTTTGATTACGGATACACCCGGAATTTTAGAGGCGGGTGTCGTCGGTACCCAACGAGAGCAATTAGCACGGGAACTGGCAACCGAAGCCAATTTATTGCTGTTTGTGGTCGATAATGACTTACGGCAGTCGGAATATGAACCGCTGCGCCGCTTGGCAGAGATTGGCAAGCGCAGTATCCTGGTCTTCAATAAAACTGACCTTTATTCGGAAGACGATCAAGAAACGATTCTGGCGCGGTTGCGGCAGCGCGTCAAAGGGTTTATTGCTGTGATGGATGTGGTGGCAATTGCTGCTAATCCCCAAGCGGTTCGTCTAGAAAATGGCGAAATCTTCCAACCCGAAACCGATGTGATGCCGTTAATCCGACGCCTTGCGGCGGTGCTGCGCTCAGAAGGAGAAGACTTAGTCGCTGACAATATTCTGCTGCAATCTCAGCGCTTAGGGGAAGAAGCTCGACGCTTAATCGACAACCAGCGCAGGCGTCAAGCGGAAAAGGTGGTGGAACGCTTCCAGTGGATTAGCGCGGGGGTAATTGCCGTAACCCCCTTACCGGGATTGGATTTATTAGCCGCCGCTGCGGTGAATGCCCAAATGGTTGTGGAAATTGGCAAAATTTATGGTTGTGAACTGAATATGGAGCGAGGTAAGGAACTGGCGCTGTCTTTGGGCAAAACCATGGTGAGTTTGGGGATTGTCAGAGGTGCGATTGAGCTGCTTTCGACGGCGTTGCGATTGAATGTGGCAACGATAGTGATTGGAAAGGCAATTCAGGGGGTTACCGGTGCTTATCTGACACGAATTGCGGGGAAAAGTTTTATTGAATACTTCCGCAACGACCAAGATTGGGGGGATGGGGGGATTACTGAAGTGGTGCAACGACAATTTCAGCTCAACCGTAAGGATGAGTTTATCAAGGCATTTGTGCAAGAAGCGATGGCGCGAGTGATTAGACCTTTAGAAAGCCAATCGACAGAGCAAGAAGAACCCAATACACCCAGTGATTGGTGA
- a CDS encoding Hpt domain-containing protein: MDAGNQQRILGYFIEEAKEHLDTLEKGLLDLRTVVQDPERVNEMFRAAHSVKGGAAMLGFASIQKTAHRLEDSFKILKENTIKIDPKLEALFLKGYDTLKDLIEQLQGPFGLREEDAEKKMQAAEPEFAKLQNYLNSLLQGGGEASPPETKKPGSLPPNFVPQVTEILKQMLQLFKQQDTPASRQQLQAMCKRLLQLGAGIKPWQSLIQVSYKAMANPKNSYPSLAPIVIKELKQASDKLQQGKANELIPSPQLQKLATVAAATPGKEKEKPSAATKATTTTAKQITLPLEPKAAAKVLVKAFDKPQLVQLVKLLAQATRG, from the coding sequence GTGGATGCCGGTAACCAGCAAAGGATTTTAGGTTATTTCATTGAAGAAGCAAAAGAACACCTCGACACCCTGGAAAAAGGGCTATTAGATCTACGCACGGTGGTGCAAGATCCGGAGCGGGTGAATGAAATGTTTCGTGCTGCCCACTCAGTCAAGGGGGGGGCGGCAATGCTAGGCTTTGCCAGTATTCAAAAAACAGCCCACCGATTAGAGGATTCGTTCAAAATTCTCAAAGAGAATACTATCAAGATTGACCCAAAGCTAGAGGCTTTATTTTTAAAGGGATACGACACTCTCAAAGACTTAATCGAACAGCTACAAGGACCGTTTGGCTTGCGGGAAGAGGATGCTGAGAAAAAGATGCAAGCGGCAGAACCAGAGTTTGCCAAATTGCAAAATTACCTCAACAGCTTATTGCAGGGTGGTGGTGAAGCATCGCCCCCAGAGACTAAAAAGCCAGGGTCGCTTCCTCCCAACTTTGTGCCTCAAGTAACAGAAATTTTGAAGCAGATGTTGCAGCTATTTAAACAACAGGATACACCAGCCAGTCGTCAACAACTTCAGGCGATGTGCAAGCGATTATTACAACTAGGGGCGGGGATTAAACCTTGGCAATCATTGATCCAAGTCTCCTATAAAGCCATGGCGAATCCCAAGAATTCCTATCCATCGCTAGCCCCAATCGTGATTAAGGAACTCAAGCAAGCTAGCGATAAATTACAACAAGGGAAAGCCAATGAATTAATTCCTAGTCCCCAATTGCAAAAACTCGCCACGGTAGCTGCGGCTACTCCCGGTAAGGAGAAGGAGAAACCATCGGCGGCAACAAAAGCGACGACTACCACCGCCAAACAAATTACTTTGCCACTAGAACCCAAAGCGGCTGCCAAGGTTCTGGTTAAAGCGTTTGACAAACCACAACTGGTGCAATTGGTTAAGTTGCTCGCTCAAGCGACTCGCGGCTGA
- a CDS encoding YbjN domain-containing protein yields MTTQDPNPETLSTETLSTEEIVATELVEDSVTVNHVEIIETVISSLDQENTAMVSHNQDGYMWKFKYGSVEVFVQLTGSSDDDTFTVWSSVLPLPANNEPQLMRKLLEMNWSDTFEAHFAIVNSQVVVLSSRTVAELSPGEISRAITVVATIADDNDDALQAEFGAAS; encoded by the coding sequence ATGACAACCCAAGACCCAAACCCCGAAACCCTCTCTACCGAAACCTTGTCAACCGAAGAGATCGTTGCCACTGAGTTAGTTGAGGATAGTGTTACTGTCAATCATGTGGAAATTATCGAAACCGTGATTTCCAGCCTCGATCAAGAAAACACAGCGATGGTGAGCCATAACCAAGACGGCTACATGTGGAAATTTAAGTACGGTAGCGTTGAAGTGTTTGTGCAACTGACGGGTTCCAGCGATGATGACACATTCACGGTTTGGTCTTCGGTGCTTCCGCTTCCCGCCAACAATGAGCCACAGTTGATGCGTAAGCTGCTAGAAATGAACTGGTCTGATACATTTGAAGCCCATTTTGCAATTGTCAATAGTCAAGTGGTCGTGTTATCTTCCCGAACGGTTGCTGAGCTATCGCCTGGGGAAATTTCTCGCGCCATTACGGTTGTAGCCACTATTGCCGATGACAACGACGATGCCTTACAGGCTGAGTTCGGTGCCGCCTCCTAA
- a CDS encoding lipoate--protein ligase family protein translates to MAANDSISNPHSSWRLIPLLQASGQVQMAIDRWLLEQHQAGKQPPVLRFYTWASPTISLGYHQRRWPASWQQLTWEGQAVPLVRRPTGGRAVLHHGDLTYMVVTSGLTGKRQDIYQRICEFLIEGWRSLGIKLHYGAAGRDYIHNPNCFGTATGADLLSAEGYKLIGSAQLQRGKAILQHGSIVLSSHCELFTQVFGQPVPPLLQLPIQPEGDSLIPTVIEALTESACRCFGIEFVTQPLSELEWQQILALPPLPFDAK, encoded by the coding sequence ATGGCTGCAAACGACTCAATTTCAAATCCTCACTCATCTTGGCGTTTGATTCCCTTATTGCAGGCGTCGGGACAGGTTCAGATGGCAATTGATCGTTGGCTATTGGAGCAGCACCAAGCGGGAAAGCAGCCTCCCGTGTTGCGGTTTTACACTTGGGCTTCACCGACGATTTCCTTAGGCTATCATCAACGCCGATGGCCTGCATCCTGGCAGCAGCTAACTTGGGAAGGACAAGCAGTGCCTTTGGTGCGCCGTCCCACTGGGGGACGAGCGGTGTTGCATCACGGGGATTTAACTTATATGGTGGTTACCTCCGGATTGACAGGGAAACGCCAGGACATCTATCAAAGGATTTGTGAGTTTTTGATTGAAGGGTGGCGATCGCTGGGTATAAAACTCCACTATGGTGCAGCCGGACGAGACTATATTCACAATCCCAACTGTTTTGGCACGGCTACAGGTGCCGATTTACTTTCGGCTGAAGGTTATAAGCTGATTGGGAGTGCCCAATTGCAACGGGGAAAAGCCATTTTGCAGCATGGTTCTATTGTTTTGTCAAGCCATTGTGAGTTATTTACCCAAGTTTTTGGTCAACCCGTACCACCGCTCCTCCAACTGCCCATTCAGCCGGAGGGAGACAGCCTAATTCCCACTGTCATAGAAGCGCTAACGGAGTCTGCCTGTCGTTGTTTTGGTATTGAGTTCGTGACGCAGCCTTTATCGGAACTGGAATGGCAACAGATTCTGGCGCTGCCTCCTTTACCTTTCGACGCTAAATAG
- a CDS encoding phosphoribosylanthranilate isomerase has translation MRVKICGITKPEQGQAIAQLGATALGFICVQASPRYVTPSQIRAVVESLPLPIDCIGVFANADWEEICQIAADAGLTSVQLHGDESPEFCEKLRYALPEMEILKALRVKTPECLERAVTYTPCVDTLLLDAYHPQLLGGTGKTLDWAILREFCPSIPWLLAGGLTPDNILDALRELQPSGIDLSSGVERSPGDKDLAQVALLFERLGSLDYR, from the coding sequence ATGCGGGTCAAAATTTGTGGTATTACCAAACCGGAGCAAGGTCAAGCGATCGCGCAACTAGGAGCAACAGCCCTCGGCTTTATCTGCGTACAAGCCTCCCCTCGTTATGTGACGCCCAGTCAAATTCGGGCAGTCGTGGAGTCGTTACCGTTACCGATAGATTGTATTGGTGTATTTGCTAATGCAGATTGGGAAGAAATCTGTCAAATTGCTGCCGACGCCGGTTTGACTTCCGTGCAACTACATGGTGATGAATCCCCAGAATTTTGCGAAAAGTTACGCTATGCTCTGCCTGAAATGGAAATTCTCAAAGCCCTGAGGGTGAAGACTCCAGAATGTTTAGAGCGGGCGGTGACTTACACCCCTTGTGTCGATACACTCCTGCTGGATGCTTACCATCCTCAATTACTGGGGGGTACGGGGAAAACCTTAGATTGGGCAATTCTGCGAGAATTTTGCCCTAGCATTCCTTGGTTACTCGCCGGTGGCTTGACGCCGGATAACATTTTAGATGCCTTGAGGGAGTTGCAACCGAGTGGGATTGACTTATCAAGTGGCGTGGAGCGATCGCCAGGAGATAAAGATTTAGCTCAAGTCGCCTTGCTATTTGAGCGATTGGGAAGTCTTGATTACCGATAA
- a CDS encoding WGxxGxxG family protein, which produces MKTSSFSKFISAGILGASLAVLPLAVPAQAQTQNTAPDSTYNQRTTDVDATETNDDFDWGWLGLLGLGGLAGLLPKKRHETVHTHPINDPDLGVRPGSDYRR; this is translated from the coding sequence ATGAAGACTTCTAGTTTTTCTAAATTTATTAGTGCGGGTATCCTTGGTGCAAGTTTAGCGGTTTTGCCGTTGGCTGTTCCCGCACAAGCTCAAACCCAAAATACCGCCCCGGATTCAACCTATAATCAGCGAACGACTGATGTGGATGCTACTGAGACTAACGACGACTTTGACTGGGGTTGGTTAGGTCTGTTGGGTTTAGGTGGATTAGCCGGTTTACTTCCTAAAAAGCGTCACGAAACCGTTCATACTCATCCGATCAATGACCCTGATTTAGGAGTCCGTCCGGGTTCTGACTATCGGCGGTAA
- the psaK gene encoding photosystem I reaction center subunit PsaK, producing the protein MFINSLLMTVQATVPSTPQWSPSVGLVMILCNLFAFAIGRFAIQKKGVGPDLPGSKPAILNKFGLPELLATASFGHILGAGVILGLSNAGAL; encoded by the coding sequence ATGTTTATTAACTCACTTTTAATGACTGTCCAAGCGACTGTTCCATCCACACCCCAATGGAGTCCTAGCGTAGGGCTAGTCATGATTTTGTGCAACCTGTTTGCCTTCGCCATTGGTCGCTTCGCGATTCAGAAAAAAGGTGTGGGTCCCGATTTACCCGGTTCCAAGCCTGCTATTTTGAACAAATTTGGTCTTCCTGAACTGTTGGCAACCGCCAGCTTTGGTCACATTCTGGGGGCTGGTGTGATCTTGGGACTGAGCAACGCAGGCGCTCTTTAG
- a CDS encoding alpha/beta fold hydrolase: MWQHDYIVSNGVRLHYVTQGEGPLMLMLHGFPEFWYSWRHQIPEFAKDYKVVAIDLRGYNDSDKPPEQSAYVMSELVKDVEGVITGLGYERCVLVAHDWGGAIAWNFAYAHPEMVERLIVLNIPHPAKIAEGLRTPQQLMRSWYVFFFQIPILPELWLQAFDYEALGNAFVDMAIDKSAFTPADIEAYKNAAAKRGALTAMINYYRNVFTSARPQDWALLDVPTLMIWGEDDTALGKELTYGTQEFVRDFQIRYIPNCSHWVQQEKPELVNHYMREFLGG; the protein is encoded by the coding sequence ATGTGGCAACACGACTATATTGTCAGCAATGGCGTGAGGCTGCATTATGTCACCCAAGGTGAAGGGCCGCTGATGCTCATGCTGCATGGATTTCCAGAGTTTTGGTACTCGTGGCGTCACCAAATCCCAGAATTTGCGAAGGATTATAAGGTGGTTGCGATCGATCTGCGCGGTTACAACGATAGTGACAAGCCGCCAGAGCAATCGGCTTATGTGATGAGTGAACTGGTTAAAGATGTTGAGGGTGTGATTACAGGATTAGGATATGAGCGCTGTGTGCTAGTGGCTCATGACTGGGGTGGTGCGATCGCCTGGAACTTTGCCTATGCTCACCCAGAAATGGTAGAACGGCTGATTGTGCTGAACATTCCCCATCCCGCCAAAATTGCGGAAGGCTTGCGGACTCCTCAGCAGTTGATGCGGAGTTGGTATGTCTTCTTCTTCCAAATCCCAATCCTACCAGAACTATGGTTACAAGCCTTCGACTACGAAGCGCTTGGCAATGCATTCGTGGATATGGCGATTGATAAAAGCGCCTTCACTCCAGCAGATATAGAAGCCTATAAAAATGCAGCGGCAAAGCGCGGTGCACTGACGGCGATGATTAACTATTACCGCAATGTTTTTACCAGTGCCCGACCCCAAGATTGGGCTTTACTCGATGTGCCAACGTTAATGATTTGGGGTGAAGATGACACGGCCTTGGGTAAGGAGTTGACTTATGGAACGCAAGAATTCGTTAGAGATTTTCAAATCCGCTATATTCCCAACTGTAGCCACTGGGTGCAGCAGGAAAAGCCAGAGTTAGTCAATCACTATATGCGCGAGTTTTTGGGAGGATAG
- a CDS encoding 2OG-Fe(II) oxygenase, whose protein sequence is MLKNVFVPDRLFTVSNILSPQECAEYITLTENIGYSPAGLTVGQDEYMMAPNVRNNDRVILDDEQRAADLWHRIAEYVPTRIDNWTAIGLNERFRFYRYDPGQRFAPHGDGSYMRRNGDHSRLTFMIYLNDGFEGGDTRFYLNHNYFELLDPNVIPDISVVPETGMALCFRHELRHEGARVIRGRKYVLRSDVMYTVI, encoded by the coding sequence ATGCTCAAAAACGTTTTTGTTCCCGATCGCCTTTTTACCGTCTCAAACATTCTATCTCCACAGGAGTGTGCGGAGTATATCACCTTAACGGAGAACATTGGCTACAGCCCTGCGGGTCTTACCGTCGGTCAAGATGAATATATGATGGCTCCCAATGTTCGCAATAACGATCGCGTCATCCTGGATGACGAACAACGTGCAGCAGACTTATGGCATCGTATCGCTGAGTATGTTCCCACCCGAATCGATAACTGGACGGCAATCGGACTAAATGAACGTTTCCGATTCTACCGCTACGACCCCGGTCAACGATTTGCACCCCATGGAGATGGTTCTTATATGCGAAGAAACGGTGACCATAGCCGATTAACGTTTATGATTTACCTCAACGATGGCTTTGAAGGGGGCGACACTCGCTTCTATCTAAACCACAACTACTTTGAATTACTTGATCCAAATGTGATACCTGATATATCCGTAGTGCCTGAGACAGGTATGGCTTTGTGCTTCCGCCATGAACTGCGGCATGAGGGTGCTCGCGTGATTCGGGGTAGGAAATATGTCCTACGCTCAGATGTCATGTACACAGTGATCTAA
- the psaK gene encoding photosystem I reaction center subunit PsaK, with product MIHSILLAAVQETVPATPAASGNQFLVMGICIILGLLIARIGIQNKGKGSSLPLLEPVLGKNFGLPELIAGISFGHILGVGSILGLTNTGLF from the coding sequence TTGATTCATTCGATTTTATTGGCAGCAGTACAGGAAACCGTCCCCGCCACACCTGCGGCGAGTGGGAATCAGTTCTTGGTGATGGGTATATGCATCATCCTTGGCCTGCTCATTGCCCGTATTGGTATTCAGAACAAGGGCAAAGGATCTTCCCTACCCTTACTAGAGCCAGTTTTGGGTAAAAATTTTGGTCTCCCAGAATTAATCGCGGGTATCAGCTTCGGTCATATCTTGGGAGTGGGTTCCATTTTAGGGCTGACCAATACCGGCCTGTTCTAA
- a CDS encoding DUF937 domain-containing protein, giving the protein MSLFDQILGAIDNPSQQASPNQLGEILSTVQQLSNNANTDPSTIQSVLSVVGSYARSALQQKRANEGEQQTQAFVNQFGGTQPSNQAVQLLFGAPQIQQIVQEVERRTGLSSGTIQAMLPILVPIVLKFLQTGSSTTPSQGSNPVLNTFLDADGDGDVDIADALGMAGRYFGQ; this is encoded by the coding sequence ATGAGCTTGTTCGACCAAATCCTCGGCGCGATCGACAATCCCTCTCAGCAAGCGAGTCCTAATCAGCTAGGGGAGATTCTCAGTACCGTGCAGCAGTTAAGTAATAATGCTAATACTGACCCCTCAACGATTCAATCGGTCTTATCCGTTGTGGGAAGCTATGCTCGCTCTGCTCTGCAACAAAAGCGAGCCAATGAGGGGGAGCAGCAAACTCAAGCCTTTGTTAATCAATTTGGCGGTACTCAGCCTAGCAATCAAGCCGTCCAATTGCTTTTTGGTGCGCCTCAAATCCAGCAAATCGTTCAAGAAGTTGAACGGCGGACGGGGCTAAGTTCAGGCACGATTCAAGCCATGTTACCCATATTGGTTCCCATCGTGTTAAAGTTCCTGCAAACGGGTAGCAGTACTACACCATCCCAAGGGTCAAATCCCGTTCTGAATACGTTCTTAGATGCTGATGGCGATGGTGATGTGGATATCGCGGATGCCTTAGGGATGGCAGGACGCTATTTCGGACAGTGA
- a CDS encoding WGxxGxxG family protein, which produces MKLSNLSKVVSAGAIAASLAIVPLTAPAQAQTQDTAPGTTYNQRTGDVDTAYTDNDFDWGWLGLLGLAGLAGLLPKKRHETVHYTTQDPDVVARSRSDFR; this is translated from the coding sequence ATGAAGCTTTCTAATCTATCTAAAGTTGTTAGTGCTGGTGCGATCGCCGCAAGTTTAGCCATTGTCCCTTTAACAGCCCCGGCACAAGCCCAAACCCAAGATACTGCTCCGGGTACGACCTATAATCAGCGCACTGGAGATGTGGATACTGCCTATACTGACAATGATTTTGATTGGGGCTGGTTAGGTCTACTTGGTTTGGCTGGATTAGCCGGTTTACTTCCTAAAAAGCGTCACGAAACTGTTCATTACACCACCCAAGACCCTGATGTAGTGGCTCGTTCTCGCTCTGATTTTCGGTAA